The stretch of DNA ACCTCTCCACGAGGCTAGAAAGTCACATACcctttccggcatcacccaagctaaacCCAATCAAGCAAAAACTTCGTTCCACAAGATCCTgacaatctcacaatgtagtaagagatggttaGTGGACTCGCCCCTcttcttgcacatataacaccagtCCATAACTACGATTCCACGTTTCCTCAGGTTGTCTatagtaagaatcttccccaaagaagctgtccaaacaaaaaaggctgcctttagaggtgcctttgtcctccatatgctcttccatgggaaggAACGGGCTGAGGTGTGCATGGTCAAGGAATGGTAGAATGAACGTGCTGTGAAAACTCCCTTCTTAGAAGGGCGCCAATAAATcttgtcttctccttccccCAACACACGAGTGGAGTATACCTGGTCAAAAAACACCGAAAATTCATCCATTTCCCAGTCTTGTGCATCTCTAAGGAAAGTAATGTTCCATTGTGGAAGACCATTGGAGATGAGAACTAAATCCGCTATTGATACGTCTTTTCTTCTTGCTAAGCCATAAACTTGAGGAAAAACTTCCTTGAGTGcccgatcaccacaccataaatcatgccaaaattttaccTTCACTCCATTTCCGACTTTGAAACAAGTATGTGCTGCATATGTATCCCAACCTCTTCGAATATGTTTCCATATCCCAACTCCATGAGGCCCACTCACCTCATTggaacaccaacctccccatgATTCTCCATGCCTCAAAGCAATGACGATTCGCCACAAGGCCTCTTGTTCATTGTGAAATCTCCATAACCACTTGCCTAGCAAAGcattattgaaatatttcaaattccGAATACCCAAGCCTCCTTCTTTGATGGGAGAACAAATTGTggcccatttcaccaagtggaatttaaactcatccTTTATCCCTCCCCAAAGGAAATCACGTTAAACTCTTCTTCGATATTTACAAACCCAATTTGTCCACTCTTGATTGAAAGATGCTATGAGTTTTTCGATATGATCTTGGGGCAGTGACAATGAAGTACTGTATCGAACCTGAAATCTCTCATCTGTCAATTTTAGTTTTATGCTTTCCATAATTTCTTTCTAAATTCCAATGTTTTTTAGCATTCTCAATTAAAGCCTCAACTGTATTGCACCTTTATTCATGCTAATTGTGCTGGCATTTTTTCTACCTCTCAAATCTTAGCGATTTCAGTATTTAACAGTTTAGGCGAAATGCTATATATCTAGGATCTAGTATGGGGTTAACATGCTTCATTCATATCTGTACTTTTTAGTCccagaaattaaattttattttcttctgttgTTCTTTTAATGTTGGTTAAACatgaacttatcaaaagaaagaaaaaatgttggTTAACATGAGCAACTACCTATTAGGAAATTAAATTAGTGTGATAGTCATTGTATGGACGTATGAGGTTTTTGTTGGTGGAGCATAACAGGAAaacctttctttaattttgCTAATTTCCTGTTTTGCTTGTAGGAGTGATTACCAAATAGAATAACTTAATACCGGTAGTCTTAAATGGAGCCAGTATTGGCCCAGCAAGCTTTTGGGATGTCACCAAAAGAAATTAGGTAATGCTCATAAGTATTCAATTAGCAATTCCAGTATATTTCTAATTCACTTCACTGATTGGGCCACTATAGGCTATTGTACTGAAAGTCTGTTTCCATCCCTCTTAACCCAGGTGTCATGTATCATTGGAAAGAGAATGACAGGATCACTTTTAAAAGTTCTGAGCAACACCCACTTGTCTAACACTACTCATAGATAGAGGGTTTAGTCCTGACTAAGGTCATCGTTACCCTGCACAATTAAACCAGACATTATtcattgaaaaattctaaatgcaAGCCACTTTGCGCACCCATTGCGCACCTGTCAGGCATGGGACccacaaaacaaaactcatttcttCTTTCAGCCCTTGGCAGATCTGAAGCGTGGACTTCTTCGTCCCACAACTTTAGCTTGTACTTgggttcatattttttttttcattctcaacAGAAtcataaatcaaaccaaaactAGTTGATTTTCTACGTCCAAAACAAAGATCGAGTTTGGGTGTCTTCTTTCTACTACCTGTGATTTTCTTCTTGGACGATACTTCAAGATTTATTAGTTTAAGTTTCTCTAGTTCCGTGATTTTCTTTCCCAGAaacttgcttttctttttcacaatGGATTGGAATCACTTGCCTTAGGAGCTTCTGGAACAAGTGCAGATAGGCCTAAAAAATCAAAAGCAGCTTAAACGatctttgtcattttttttcccaccaaAAGACTTAGCTCGCATGGACGGAGTCAAGGACACAAGTTGCCATTAATTCTTAAAGATTTTCTATGAGATGCAAGTTGAGAATAGGGAAGATGACAACCGGATAGAAATTTTTAAAGGACTGCTTTTACTTGTAACCCTTGGCTTCCATGTTGGGGATTGAAAAAAAACAGAGACCgcagttttgatattttaactTAGATTTCTTCTGCGAGCAATTATGGGTCTTGCCGTGTATGTCTTCTTCTCTTCCGGtttagtgttttgtttttgttttttgttttttttaatataataagagTCACGTCAGGCATCGGTACACAATTGGTACCCAAAACTGCTTGTACGTAGAAGAACTCTTATTCATTATTCGAATCTGTTGAAACCAAACCAGAAACAATTAAGGGGTTCAAATTGGCCCGTTTGGATCTTGGGTTGCACCTAGACTCATTTACCTTGCCACTTGCCAGCAATTAATGGATTAGCATTCAATGGTTTGATCCTTTTTAACTTGAAATATGTCTAATTTTTCACTACTTTCAGGCATCACATTTAGATTTGTGCGTGGTCTTCTTGTCATGtgtttttatttacatattccTCAATTGAATGTCATAAAATTAGTCTAAGGTGAATTATACTTGTATAAACAGAAGTCTTAGGTGAATTATGTCGGAATGAAACTTGCCTTCTGGttgtgaaggaaaattttcaaaagtaattttaGTATGTTTGTTAACAGATTCTCCAATGATTGACTCAAGACAAGCTTTAGGATCTTTTGAAGTGTCGATGACTGGATTCTGCACTCGTCAAACTTACGTTCCAGATCATATGGTATCCATTTACTGTAGTTTGTTATCTGCTTCTAAGatctagtttttttatttgtttaatctatagtatcaaaattttgaattcttCATTGTAAATCTAGGTGGCAAGGAAATTGAGAGTTCAAGATTCAGAGATTGTATGGTCTGGTGTCGCTTGGATCTGTGCCAAACAGCTAAAGCACTACCCAGCTTTTTGCAGGAACAAAACTACTATAGCCGTAAGCATCAACACATTCCTTGATGCTGCTACATTTATACTGGTTTTGCTTGTGTTcatattctcaagtattcttcttcttcatccttttgttttattttttcctttatgatCAGATCCATTCATTTGTATTTATTATGGGTGAAGAAGGAAATCGGTATCTTGGTTACTTGGAAGATATGTATGAAGACAGAAAAGGACTCAAAAAGGTAAAAGTGCGGTGGTTTCACCACAATAAAGAAGTCAAGGGTGTAATTCCTCAACTGAATCCCCACCCAAGAGAAGTTTTCATCACACCCCATGTTCAGGTGATCAGTGCCGAGTGTGTTGACGGTCCCGCAATAGTTTTGACTCCTAAGCATTATGAAAAATGTATGGCTGCTGTTGCACCTGGTTCTTCATCTGGAATCCATGTGTGCTTTAGGCAGTTTAAGAACAATATGATCAAGCCCTTCACTCTTCCTAAATTGCATGGGTATTCTAATCAAGCAATCCTCTCTTCTATAGATGGTTTCCTTGTCTCCAAGCAAAAACTGAAACGCCATACATTGCATAttgaagatgaggaagagtTAGCACATGATGATCCTTTGAGGATGGGTACTAAAAGGAATAGAAGTTACAATGGGCATCAAGGACTTGAAACTGGTTCTTCTGGTGCCAGAAATTCATTCCCTGGGAATCAGATAACAAAGTGTGAACCAGAGCTCCCCAagttgaaattgatattttcaaGGAAAACAATGGGAAAAAAGATTGTTGAATCCCAATGTCCTCTTTCTTTTATGGTTGATGACAAGATAGAACTGCTCTGTCAAGATAGCGGCATT from Juglans regia cultivar Chandler chromosome 4, Walnut 2.0, whole genome shotgun sequence encodes:
- the LOC108993379 gene encoding uncharacterized protein LOC108993379 isoform X2, with translation MIDSRQALGSFEVSMTGFCTRQTYVPDHMVARKLRVQDSEIVWSGVAWICAKQLKHYPAFCRNKTTIAIHSFVFIMGEEGNRYLGYLEDMYEDRKGLKKVKVRWFHHNKEVKGVIPQLNPHPREVFITPHVQVISAECVDGPAIVLTPKHYEKCMAAVAPGSSSGIHVCFRQFKNNMIKPFTLPKLHGYSNQAILSSIDGFLVSKQKLKRHTLHIEDEEELAHDDPLRMGTKRNRSYNGHQGLETGSSGARNSFPGNQITKCEPELPKLKLIFSRKTMGKKIVESQCPLSFMVDDKIELLCQDSGIRGCWFRCKVLRASQKHLKVQYDDVQDADGYGNLEEWVPAARVAAPDKFSMRCSGRLTIRPSPPEDLICCKFEVGTAVDAWWNDGWWEGVIIGVDASGNDTLHVYIPGEHKCLKLQREDFRTSRDWVENKWVDIKGKPDILCCLSENVCPGLKPAVASAMTEASGCGTTLLEAKVYTIPNLETVGEHQQEVPDLTISDDLQGKMKRIDLTRRLCEDENGNNNANGDVKENNKAKGEGDLDSAN